In the Alkaliphilus oremlandii OhILAs genome, one interval contains:
- the mreC gene encoding rod shape-determining protein MreC, with translation MARKKKSMNRSAMIVTIVAIILIIIVGITSEQRENITFVEKWVGNILSPIQNTFNRVMNTIGSNVTSLANLTRLKEENAELKETVEALEKEVLNLSISRSELEELKNLKYALNYIDEVENKNLITADITGKSPGNWFNLFTINVGENQGVKKDNVVLDSNGLVGKVYEVGGNWSKVISIIDNNSSVSFQLMRDSSLQGIVTGSISNEITGYLFDPLADVIVGDKIITSGLGIYPAGIQIGEVVGVDKTGDHLLKTIKVEPSVNFKRLTKVIIVTQDQTDY, from the coding sequence ATGGCTAGGAAAAAGAAGTCAATGAATCGATCTGCAATGATAGTGACAATTGTCGCTATCATTCTCATTATTATAGTTGGGATTACTTCAGAGCAAAGGGAAAACATTACTTTTGTAGAAAAATGGGTGGGGAACATCTTAAGTCCGATTCAAAACACATTTAATAGAGTGATGAATACCATTGGAAGCAATGTTACTTCTCTTGCAAACTTAACGAGGTTGAAAGAGGAAAATGCAGAGCTCAAAGAAACTGTGGAAGCTTTGGAAAAAGAGGTGCTGAATTTATCCATATCAAGAAGTGAACTAGAAGAGTTAAAAAATCTCAAATATGCTTTAAACTATATCGATGAAGTTGAAAACAAGAATCTGATCACGGCAGATATCACAGGAAAAAGCCCTGGAAACTGGTTTAATCTGTTTACGATTAATGTTGGGGAAAATCAGGGGGTAAAAAAAGATAATGTGGTGCTAGATTCCAACGGATTGGTTGGTAAGGTATATGAAGTTGGTGGCAACTGGTCCAAGGTTATTTCTATTATAGATAACAACAGTTCTGTTAGCTTCCAGTTGATGCGAGACAGTTCCTTACAAGGGATCGTTACTGGGAGTATTTCAAATGAGATCACAGGATATTTATTTGATCCCTTGGCAGATGTAATTGTAGGGGATAAAATCATTACTTCAGGTCTTGGCATCTATCCAGCGGGAATACAGATTGGAGAGGTTGTCGGTGTAGATAAAACTGGGGATCATTTATTAAAAACAATTAAAGTAGAGCCATCCGTAAACTTTAAAAGGTTGACGAAGGTAATAATCGTGACCCAGGATCAGACTGATTATTAG
- a CDS encoding rod shape-determining protein, with protein MSIFKSFSRDMGIDLGTANTLVYVRRKGIVLNEPSVVAIQNDTKTVLSVGEDAKKMIGRTPGNIVAIRPMKDGVIADFDVTQSMLKYFIRKASAKKSIIQPRVVVCVPSGVTEVEKRAVEEAALQAGAREAYLIEEPMAAAIGAGLPVEEPTGSMVVDIGGGTTEVAIISLGGIVTAKSIRVGGDELDESIVQYIKREYSLMIGERTAEEVKMTIGSAFPKNKEEKMLVRGRDLVSGLPKTLEITSTEILDALREPVYQIIEAIKYTLEKTPPELAADIMEIGIMLTGGGAMLEGLDLLVKKETGMPVRIAENPLDCVAIGTGKTIEEIDTLRRVLIAPKKLG; from the coding sequence ATGAGTATATTCAAATCTTTTTCACGTGATATGGGAATCGATTTAGGAACAGCAAATACATTAGTTTATGTAAGACGAAAAGGGATTGTGTTGAATGAGCCTTCAGTAGTAGCAATTCAAAACGATACAAAAACAGTTTTATCCGTAGGAGAAGATGCTAAAAAAATGATTGGTAGAACGCCTGGTAATATTGTAGCGATAAGGCCTATGAAGGATGGAGTCATCGCAGATTTCGATGTAACACAAAGCATGTTAAAATACTTTATTAGAAAAGCCAGTGCTAAAAAAAGTATTATACAACCAAGGGTGGTTGTCTGTGTTCCGTCGGGAGTGACTGAAGTGGAAAAAAGGGCTGTAGAAGAGGCTGCACTTCAGGCAGGTGCGAGAGAGGCCTATTTAATAGAAGAGCCTATGGCTGCTGCAATTGGTGCAGGTTTACCTGTTGAAGAGCCTACAGGGAGCATGGTTGTAGACATTGGTGGCGGCACTACGGAAGTTGCTATTATTTCTTTAGGTGGGATTGTTACTGCCAAATCCATACGAGTAGGTGGCGATGAGCTAGATGAATCCATCGTTCAATATATCAAGCGGGAATATAGTCTAATGATTGGAGAAAGAACAGCAGAAGAGGTAAAAATGACTATAGGCTCTGCTTTCCCTAAAAACAAGGAAGAAAAGATGCTCGTTAGGGGTAGGGACCTTGTTTCTGGATTACCAAAAACATTAGAGATTACCTCTACGGAAATCTTGGATGCTTTGAGAGAGCCAGTGTATCAAATTATAGAAGCAATCAAATATACTTTAGAAAAAACACCGCCAGAGTTGGCTGCAGACATTATGGAGATCGGTATTATGCTTACTGGTGGTGGCGCTATGTTGGAGGGATTAGATCTTCTAGTAAAAAAAGAGACAGGAATGCCCGTCAGAATTGCTGAAAACCCATTGGATTGTGTTGCAATTGGTACTGGTAAAACCATTGAAGAAATAGATACTTTAAGAAGAGTCTTAATCGCTCCGAAGAAATTAGGATAG
- the radC gene encoding RadC family protein, which produces MEDHYGYMSIKNMPMSERPREKLLSFGSQSLSNAELLAIILSTGTKDRTAIDLARSILNTSTEGLRGLKDCTIEELSQVKGVGLAKASQIIAAVELGKRISLTTKVNNYKIKGPDDVSNLLMEEMRYLNKEIFNILLLTTKHDIIAIENISVGSLNASIVHPREVFNRAIKRSSSAIILAHNHPSGDPNPSGEDINITKRLIEAGNIIGISVLDHIIIGDGVYFSMKEHKLI; this is translated from the coding sequence ATGGAAGATCACTATGGATATATGAGTATTAAAAATATGCCAATGAGTGAAAGACCGCGTGAGAAATTACTGTCCTTTGGTAGTCAAAGCTTATCCAATGCAGAACTGTTGGCAATCATCCTGTCTACTGGAACAAAGGACAGAACTGCAATTGATCTGGCAAGGAGCATATTGAATACAAGTACGGAAGGACTACGAGGTCTTAAGGATTGCACCATTGAAGAGCTGAGCCAAGTAAAAGGCGTTGGACTGGCAAAGGCATCTCAAATTATCGCTGCAGTAGAGCTAGGAAAACGAATATCTTTAACAACAAAGGTAAATAATTATAAAATAAAGGGTCCTGATGATGTCAGCAATTTGTTAATGGAGGAAATGCGCTATTTAAATAAGGAAATATTTAATATATTATTATTGACAACGAAGCATGATATAATTGCTATTGAGAATATTTCTGTAGGCAGCTTAAATGCTTCGATCGTCCATCCAAGGGAAGTTTTTAACAGGGCAATTAAGCGGAGTAGCTCTGCTATTATATTGGCACATAACCATCCAAGTGGCGATCCAAATCCAAGTGGAGAGGATATAAACATTACCAAGAGATTGATAGAGGCAGGGAATATTATTGGAATAAGCGTATTGGATCATATAATTATTGGAGATGGCGTTTATTTCAGCATGAAAGAGCATAAGTTGATATAA
- a CDS encoding Maf family protein produces MKQMILASASPRRRELLQGLGVPFEVMSSDIEEKINTELSAPEIAKELAYQKAKDVSNKLDGDYIVIGADTIVEYNRILGKPKDADEAYQMLKLLSGKIHRVITGFAVIDCRTKKEIVDFEVTNVYFNHLSDEEINRYIETKEPMDKAGAYGIQGKASLFVSKIEGDYFNVVGLPIFKLGVVLRNHFDINLL; encoded by the coding sequence ATGAAACAAATGATCTTAGCCTCTGCTTCTCCACGGAGAAGGGAGCTTCTTCAAGGACTTGGTGTTCCCTTTGAAGTAATGAGCAGTGATATTGAAGAAAAAATCAATACAGAACTTTCAGCACCAGAAATTGCTAAAGAATTGGCTTACCAAAAAGCAAAGGATGTTTCGAATAAATTAGATGGAGATTATATTGTTATTGGTGCTGATACTATAGTAGAATATAATAGGATATTAGGGAAACCCAAAGATGCGGATGAAGCTTACCAGATGCTAAAACTTCTTTCAGGAAAAATCCATAGAGTAATCACTGGTTTTGCAGTGATTGACTGTCGCACGAAAAAAGAAATAGTAGATTTTGAAGTTACAAATGTGTATTTTAATCATCTTTCTGATGAGGAAATCAATCGATATATAGAAACGAAAGAGCCTATGGATAAGGCCGGTGCCTATGGAATTCAAGGAAAAGCATCTTTGTTTGTATCTAAAATAGAAGGGGATTATTTTAATGTTGTGGGTCTACCAATATTTAAATTGGGAGTAGTTCTTCGGAATCATTTTGACATCAACCTCCTTTAA
- a CDS encoding DUF4321 domain-containing protein yields the protein MKKLRSSWMLVLFIATGVVLGSLIGNFFASAVPFLNYGPAPLGLNNIEINLGVIYFQITLLLKINVASLIGLLLSVVIFNRL from the coding sequence ATGAAAAAACTTAGAAGTTCTTGGATGCTTGTACTTTTTATAGCAACCGGAGTCGTGCTAGGAAGCTTAATCGGAAATTTTTTTGCTTCAGCAGTTCCATTCTTAAACTACGGGCCTGCGCCCCTGGGGCTGAATAATATCGAAATTAATTTAGGGGTTATTTACTTCCAAATCACCTTGCTTTTAAAAATAAATGTAGCAAGCCTAATTGGACTTTTATTATCTGTAGTAATATTCAATCGATTGTAG
- a CDS encoding Gx transporter family protein, with protein MDTKKMVRLAMLTSVGLALHIIESIIPNPFTAFAPGAKLGLANIIGLITLAMYGIKYALAVNLLRSFIGGLASGAMISMIYSMAGAFVSTIVMWVIYRFFRKYFNLVGVSVFGAMGHNIAQLAVAGIIIKNPKIFAYLPILMLTSIFTGIFIGITANYTLNNTRANIRYVTKS; from the coding sequence ATGGATACTAAAAAAATGGTACGATTGGCAATGTTAACTTCAGTAGGATTAGCTCTTCATATTATTGAGTCGATAATTCCCAATCCTTTTACAGCTTTTGCTCCTGGAGCAAAGCTAGGATTGGCTAATATAATAGGTTTAATCACCTTGGCGATGTATGGTATCAAATATGCGTTGGCTGTCAATCTATTAAGGAGTTTTATTGGGGGATTGGCATCTGGAGCGATGATTTCTATGATTTATAGCATGGCAGGTGCATTCGTCAGCACTATTGTTATGTGGGTCATCTATAGATTCTTTAGAAAATACTTCAATTTAGTGGGTGTTAGTGTTTTTGGTGCTATGGGGCATAATATCGCACAATTAGCTGTTGCAGGTATTATTATTAAAAACCCTAAAATATTTGCGTATTTGCCAATATTGATGCTGACCAGTATTTTTACTGGAATATTTATAGGAATTACTGCAAATTATACCTTGAACAATACTCGTGCCAATATTAGATATGTGACAAAATCATAA
- a CDS encoding RnfABCDGE type electron transport complex subunit B has protein sequence MNLQTIIYPIVSLGGLGLLFGAGLAYASQKLAIPVDEKTVAIRDVLPGANCGGCGFPGCDSFAKAVAASQAPVNGCPVGGADVAAKVADIMGVAATGEEKRVARVICNGDTTKCGEKFEYDGIQDCVAASMVQGGSKSCQYGCLGLGTCVKACAFDAIEIVDGRIAKINPEKCTACGKCLEVCPKSVIAWAPYKQSVVITCNNKEPGKVVRQKCTVGCIGCQICVKNCPTQTIEFKNNLAFINYENCTNCFVCVEKCPTKAIEGQLERKQKFNL, from the coding sequence ATGAATCTTCAAACAATAATTTATCCCATAGTTAGCCTTGGAGGACTAGGCTTGCTATTTGGAGCAGGCTTAGCGTATGCTTCACAAAAGTTAGCGATACCTGTTGACGAGAAAACAGTTGCTATTAGAGATGTACTACCAGGAGCAAACTGTGGTGGCTGTGGTTTCCCTGGATGTGACAGTTTTGCAAAGGCTGTTGCGGCTAGTCAGGCACCTGTAAACGGTTGCCCTGTTGGCGGTGCGGATGTTGCTGCTAAAGTGGCGGATATTATGGGTGTAGCTGCTACAGGTGAAGAAAAAAGAGTTGCTAGAGTAATTTGTAATGGAGATACTACAAAATGTGGCGAGAAATTTGAGTATGATGGTATTCAAGATTGTGTTGCTGCATCTATGGTTCAAGGTGGAAGCAAATCTTGTCAGTACGGTTGTCTAGGATTGGGAACATGTGTAAAAGCATGTGCCTTCGATGCAATTGAAATTGTAGATGGAAGAATTGCAAAGATTAATCCAGAAAAATGTACTGCTTGTGGTAAATGCTTAGAGGTATGTCCAAAGAGTGTCATCGCTTGGGCGCCATACAAGCAAAGTGTTGTTATTACATGTAACAATAAAGAACCAGGTAAAGTAGTTCGACAAAAATGTACAGTTGGCTGTATTGGATGTCAAATCTGTGTTAAAAATTGTCCGACACAAACAATTGAATTTAAAAATAACTTAGCATTTATAAACTATGAAAATTGTACAAATTGCTTCGTATGTGTGGAAAAATGCCCTACGAAAGCGATTGAGGGACAATTAGAAAGAAAACAAAAATTTAATTTATAA
- the rsxA gene encoding electron transport complex subunit RsxA, translated as MTLESIFVILVGGILVNNYVLSRNLGICPFLGVSKQVETAFGMGMAVTFVMTLAGLITYLVQTFILNPLGLGYMQTVTFILVIAALVQFVEMVIQKSSPTLYQSLGVYLPLITTNCAVLGVAILNIKENYNLIETIVNSAASAIGFSLAIVLFAGIRERLELSNIPEAFKGFPIALFTASLMSMAFLGFSGLV; from the coding sequence GTGACATTAGAATCTATCTTTGTAATATTAGTTGGCGGAATATTAGTGAATAACTATGTTTTGTCTAGAAATCTAGGTATCTGTCCATTTCTAGGAGTTTCTAAACAAGTAGAAACAGCTTTTGGTATGGGAATGGCCGTTACTTTCGTTATGACTCTAGCTGGTTTAATAACTTATTTAGTACAAACGTTTATTCTAAATCCACTTGGGCTAGGATATATGCAAACGGTTACATTTATTCTTGTAATAGCGGCTTTAGTTCAATTTGTAGAAATGGTTATTCAAAAAAGTAGTCCTACTTTATATCAGTCATTAGGAGTATATCTACCGCTTATTACTACAAACTGTGCAGTATTAGGGGTTGCAATTTTAAATATCAAAGAAAATTATAATTTAATCGAAACGATAGTGAATTCAGCTGCTTCGGCTATAGGATTCTCTTTAGCAATCGTTTTATTTGCTGGAATTAGAGAGCGTTTAGAGTTATCTAATATCCCTGAAGCATTCAAAGGATTTCCAATTGCATTATTTACTGCAAGTTTAATGTCGATGGCTTTCCTAGGCTTTTCTGGATTGGTGTAA
- the rsxE gene encoding electron transport complex subunit RsxE has translation MSIKKVFNDGLIFNNPTFVQVLGMCPTLAVTTSATNGLGMGLATTAVLIGSNMVISMLRKVIPDQIRIPAFVVVIATFVTIIEMLMQAYVTPLYEALGIFLPLIVVNCIILARAEAFAFKNSIFVSAVDGIGNGLGFALALTILGSIRELIGAGSIFGKQIMWSSYEPFAIMTQAPGAFLVLGLLLALFGSLAAKQKNA, from the coding sequence GTGAGTATAAAAAAAGTATTTAATGATGGATTAATTTTTAATAACCCAACTTTTGTGCAAGTATTAGGAATGTGTCCTACACTTGCAGTTACTACTTCTGCAACAAATGGTCTTGGTATGGGTCTTGCCACAACCGCAGTATTAATAGGCTCTAACATGGTAATTTCTATGCTTAGAAAGGTTATACCAGATCAAATAAGAATTCCAGCATTTGTTGTTGTTATCGCAACATTTGTAACTATAATAGAAATGCTTATGCAGGCTTATGTAACTCCATTATATGAAGCGTTAGGCATATTCTTACCGCTAATTGTTGTGAACTGTATTATACTAGCAAGAGCAGAGGCTTTTGCATTTAAAAATTCTATTTTCGTGTCAGCAGTAGATGGTATAGGAAATGGACTAGGTTTTGCACTTGCGCTTACAATTCTAGGCTCTATTAGAGAACTGATCGGTGCTGGTTCTATATTTGGTAAACAAATCATGTGGAGTAGCTATGAGCCTTTTGCTATTATGACTCAAGCTCCTGGTGCTTTCTTGGTTCTAGGCTTACTTCTAGCTTTATTTGGAAGTCTTGCAGCTAAACAAAAAAATGCGTAA
- a CDS encoding RnfABCDGE type electron transport complex subunit G, producing the protein MKQIVKLSIILLVITAVSAGLLSVVNDVTKVVIQEKAMEANLVYMKELLPDADEFKVVENTSITEIEGVQEAYEGLKGGSTIGYAVKTVTKGYGGDVVIITGVNSDGTIAGIKVASQSETPGLGSKITEDGFSGQFAGKSAEGELSVGTDVEAISGATVSSRAATAGVNAAIKLFEGVLK; encoded by the coding sequence ATGAAACAAATCGTTAAATTGAGTATCATACTACTAGTGATAACTGCAGTTTCAGCTGGTTTACTGAGTGTTGTAAATGATGTTACAAAAGTTGTTATACAAGAGAAGGCTATGGAAGCAAACCTTGTATATATGAAAGAACTATTACCAGATGCAGACGAATTTAAGGTAGTGGAGAATACTTCTATTACTGAAATAGAAGGTGTTCAAGAAGCTTATGAAGGACTAAAAGGCGGAAGCACCATTGGATATGCTGTTAAAACAGTAACCAAAGGATATGGTGGGGACGTAGTAATCATAACTGGTGTTAATAGTGATGGAACTATAGCAGGTATTAAAGTAGCATCACAGAGTGAGACACCTGGTCTAGGATCTAAAATTACTGAAGATGGATTTTCAGGTCAATTTGCAGGAAAATCTGCTGAAGGTGAGTTAAGTGTAGGAACAGATGTTGAAGCGATATCAGGAGCTACAGTTTCCTCAAGAGCTGCAACAGCAGGTGTTAATGCAGCAATAAAATTATTTGAAGGTGTACTAAAATAA
- a CDS encoding RnfABCDGE type electron transport complex subunit D encodes MEGKLIVSSSPHIRVENTIQKVMLDVIIALLPATVGALYYFRLNGAKIILLSVLTAIISEMIFQKIRKQPVTINDLSAVVTGLLLAFNIPASAPWWIPVLGSMIAIIVVKQFFGGVGHNFMNPALAARIMLMISYTGRMTSWVKPGVDARTTATPLSFVKGMTEIPSNAPKIMDMLFGNIGGSLGETSAILLILGGIYLVYRGIISIQIPAVYIGTVAVASLLYGQFNFEFMIYHLLAGGLMLGAIYMATDYASAPVTPKGRIIFALGCGILTSVIRFYGNYPEGVGFSILLMNIAAPLIEKYTSPRVFGEVK; translated from the coding sequence ATGGAAGGAAAATTAATTGTATCTTCTTCACCCCACATTCGGGTTGAGAATACGATACAAAAAGTAATGCTAGATGTAATTATTGCTCTGTTACCAGCAACGGTAGGTGCATTATATTACTTTAGGTTAAATGGAGCAAAAATTATATTATTATCTGTATTAACAGCTATTATTTCAGAAATGATTTTTCAAAAAATTAGAAAACAGCCTGTGACTATTAACGATTTAAGTGCAGTAGTAACAGGACTTTTATTGGCATTTAATATTCCTGCTTCTGCACCATGGTGGATACCTGTTTTAGGTTCGATGATAGCAATCATCGTTGTAAAGCAATTTTTCGGAGGTGTTGGGCATAACTTTATGAATCCTGCTTTAGCAGCGAGAATTATGTTAATGATTTCTTATACTGGAAGAATGACAAGTTGGGTAAAGCCAGGAGTAGATGCTAGAACAACAGCGACTCCTTTAAGTTTTGTAAAGGGAATGACTGAAATACCAAGTAATGCACCTAAAATAATGGATATGTTATTTGGTAACATCGGAGGTTCTTTAGGTGAAACATCTGCAATATTACTTATATTAGGTGGAATTTATTTAGTTTATAGAGGGATAATTTCAATACAAATACCTGCCGTATATATTGGTACAGTAGCAGTTGCATCTTTACTATATGGTCAATTCAACTTTGAATTTATGATTTATCATCTTTTAGCAGGAGGATTGATGTTAGGAGCGATTTATATGGCTACTGACTATGCATCTGCTCCAGTAACACCTAAAGGAAGAATCATATTTGCGCTTGGATGTGGTATTTTAACTTCGGTAATTAGATTCTATGGTAATTATCCAGAGGGTGTAGGCTTCTCTATTCTACTTATGAATATTGCAGCGCCTTTAATTGAAAAGTATACAAGCCCTAGAGTATTTGGGGAGGTGAAGTAA
- the rsxC gene encoding electron transport complex subunit RsxC, translated as MSFLTFRGGIHPPGYKEATAHLKIEKAVDPSVVYIPLQQHIGAPCQPIVKVGDRVTVGERIGEPQGFVSSPVHSSVSGTVKEITMIPNVIGGEVQAIVIESDGLDEVHSSIKPIGTVDSLKPEEILAAIKDAGIVGMGGATFPTHVKLSVPPDKKVDNFILNGAECEPFLTADHRLMLEHSDEIVEGLLAMMKVVNVQNGFIGIEDNKPDAIAAMKKAAEKYPNIKVVGLHTKYPQGAEKQLIYACTKREVPSGGLPADAGAIVNNVATAAQVAKTLRTGMPLIDRITTVTGSAIANPKNLLMKIGVPIKEVIEQCGGYSKTPGKIIMGGPMMGFAQHSVDVVITKGGSGVLVFDENEARIPDPQQCIRCGKCVDICPVSIQPVQISAYSLNNMMEHAEKYRALDCIECGSCSFICPSKRPLLQSIRVAKREIVAKKRKQSN; from the coding sequence ATGAGTTTTTTAACCTTTAGAGGTGGTATCCATCCTCCAGGCTATAAGGAAGCTACAGCTCATCTTAAAATAGAGAAAGCTGTTGACCCAAGTGTTGTATACATTCCACTACAACAACATATTGGAGCACCATGTCAGCCAATTGTAAAGGTGGGAGATCGTGTTACTGTAGGTGAAAGAATAGGAGAGCCTCAAGGCTTTGTTTCATCTCCAGTGCATTCAAGTGTATCAGGTACTGTTAAAGAAATTACGATGATACCAAACGTAATTGGTGGGGAAGTTCAAGCAATTGTGATTGAATCTGACGGGCTAGATGAAGTACATTCTTCTATTAAGCCAATCGGAACTGTAGACTCATTAAAACCTGAAGAAATTCTTGCAGCGATTAAAGATGCTGGAATTGTTGGTATGGGTGGTGCTACATTCCCAACACATGTAAAATTATCCGTACCGCCAGATAAGAAAGTTGATAACTTTATTTTAAATGGTGCTGAGTGTGAACCGTTTTTAACAGCAGATCACCGTCTAATGTTAGAGCATTCAGACGAGATTGTTGAAGGATTACTAGCAATGATGAAGGTTGTAAATGTACAGAATGGTTTTATCGGTATAGAAGATAATAAGCCAGATGCCATTGCAGCTATGAAAAAAGCAGCAGAAAAGTATCCAAATATTAAAGTTGTAGGATTGCACACAAAGTATCCTCAAGGTGCTGAGAAGCAATTAATCTATGCATGTACAAAGAGGGAAGTTCCTTCAGGAGGGCTACCAGCGGATGCCGGCGCTATTGTAAATAACGTTGCGACAGCTGCACAAGTTGCAAAGACATTAAGAACAGGAATGCCATTAATTGATAGAATTACTACGGTTACAGGAAGTGCAATTGCAAATCCTAAGAATCTACTAATGAAAATCGGTGTTCCAATCAAAGAAGTAATCGAGCAATGCGGCGGTTATTCTAAAACGCCTGGAAAAATTATTATGGGTGGACCTATGATGGGATTTGCTCAACATTCAGTTGATGTAGTGATTACAAAGGGTGGTTCTGGAGTACTAGTATTCGACGAAAATGAAGCGAGAATACCAGATCCTCAGCAATGTATCCGCTGTGGTAAATGTGTTGACATTTGTCCAGTTTCTATTCAACCGGTACAAATCAGTGCTTATTCTTTAAATAACATGATGGAGCATGCTGAGAAATATAGAGCGTTAGACTGTATTGAATGTGGATCTTGCTCATTCATTTGTCCATCAAAAAGACCGTTATTGCAGTCCATTAGAGTAGCAAAAAGAGAAATTGTTGCAAAGAAAAGAAAACAAAGTAATTAG